A section of the Ogataea parapolymorpha DL-1 chromosome II, whole genome shotgun sequence genome encodes:
- a CDS encoding metal-dependent hydrolase yields MSIIGALACQKDSYLKSLATRVISCHKNGNKYEVELEDTVLFPEGGGQPSDTGKISSGSDILEVESVIRAGLKALHLVDKPLETGAPVNLSVDWERRFDHMQQHTGQHLLSAVLDKRDLPTLSWNMGDMINYIEIPRKLTDTEREEVTKEVNSYITQNLPISVEVPPDREVDEVKGVMRIIHIGDLDSNACCGTHLKNSGQIKGIVLLNQIAGKGGNSRLNFIAGDRIFKFAETSHSILRALNSATSVQSEQLVDKVNDLVTATKRLQNRQSTLLKELALLTAADLKTKAGEKKTVFFHRADVGLDFLNQMFKELKDQPGTFVLLSGEGKDGGAALVFGEDTEQVSKELKETLSGLKGGGKGKFQGKVSVYGKGELEALKRKWA; encoded by the coding sequence ATGTCCATTATAGGAGCTCTTGCCTGTCAAAAAGATTCCTACCTCAAATCTCTTGCGACAAGAGTGATCTCATGCCACAAGAATGGAAACAAGTACGAAGTGGAACTAGAGGATACAGTCTTGTTCCCTGAGGGTGGTGGTCAGCCAAGTGATACCGGCAAGATCTCCTCGGGGAGCGACATTTTGGAGGTTGAGAGTGTGATTAGAGCAGGACTGAAAGCCCTGCATCTTGTGGACAAGCCTTTGGAGACAGGTGCTCCTGTGAACTTGAGCGTGGACTGGGAAAGGCGGTTCGACCATATGCAGCAGCATACTGGTCAAcatcttctttctgctgtGTTGGACAAGCGCGATTTGCCCACACTCAGCTGGAACATGGGGGATATGATAAATTACATTGAGATTCCTCGCAAGTTGACAGACACTGAGCGTGAGGAGGTCACAAAAGAAGTGAACTCGTACATCACTCAAAATCTGCCAATCTCAGTTGAAGTTCCGCCAGATCGCGAGGTCGACGAAGTGAAAGGTGTGATGAGGATTATCCACATTGGCGATCTGGATTCCAATGCATGCTGTGGAACacatttgaaaaattcaggACAGATTAAGGGAATTGTTCTATTGAATCAAATagctggaaaaggaggCAATTCAAGGCTGAATTTTATTGCCGGAGACAGGATCTTCAAGTTCGCTGAAACGTCCCACAGTATTCTGAGAGCCTTGAACTCTGCAACTTCCGTACAAAGCGAGCAACTGGTGGACAAGGTCAACGATTTGGTGACTGCTACCAAAAGATTGCAAAATAGACAGTCGACATtgctgaaggagctggctCTTTTGACTGCTGCAGACTTGAAGACCAAAGCGGGGGAGAAGAAAACCGTGTTTTTCCACAGGGCGGATGTGGGGCTTGATTTCTTGAACCAGATGTTCAAAGAGCTAAAAGATCAGCCTGGTACTTTCGTATTATTATCtggagaaggaaaagacgGAGGCGCTGCGCTGGTTTTTGGCGAGGATACAGAGCAGGTGAgcaaggagctcaaggagacATTATCCGGCCTCAaaggtggaggaaaaggaaaatTCCAGGGCAAAGTGTCTGTGTATGGCAAAGGCGAGCTTGAAGCGCTGAAGCGCAAATGGGCAtaa
- a CDS encoding Mitochondrial cell death effector that translocates to the nucleus in response to apoptotic stimuli: protein MTRITIIGAGLYGAFAAKKLSKVPGLEITLISKKNYINFVPSVPRNFVTQNLDGYSRTLEEIFGDSITLIYDEAVSFDDKKVTTRKNGDVAFDVLIVATGSILSHEFELPNTVDSAVEHFKKEFEQVERAKNITVIGGGISGCELVGELAHKFKDEIAKGEKRINLIHSNSNVLSDHEINSVRQSVKYQLEGMNVKLYLGQKATLDGDKVYAGSEEVPTDHIIWTTGVKPNTPDSPLEGLKNEKGEIKVKPTFQTVASPNIFAIGDCVDFVIKAVAPLKKWNSVLVDNVIAYVQDKPLTKQVVPPTNTDKPTCGVSLGPEHAAGQIATPFGTFSLPAFLIVQAKSKTMFKGRLSEI, encoded by the coding sequence ATGACACGAATCACTATCATAGGCGCGGGACTCTATGGCGCTTTTGCTGCAAAGAAGCTATCAAAAGTTCCTGGATTAGAGATCACCttgatctcgaaaaaaaattatatCAACTTCGTCCCTTCAGTTCCAAGAAACTTTGTTACCCAGAACCTGGATGGATACTCTAGAACTCTCGAAGAGATCTTCGGCGACTCAATCACGCTAATATATGACGAGGCTGTCAGCTTTGATGATAAAAAAGTGACCACGCGCAAAAACGGAGATGTTGCTTTTGACGTTCTAATTGTTGCCACGGGCTCAATTCTCAGCCACGAATTTGAGCTACCGAACACCGTGGATTCTGCAGTTGAGCATTTCAAGAAGGAGTTCGAACAGGTAGAGCGTGCAAAGAACATCACCGTTATCGGTGGCGGAATTTCGGGCTGCGAGCTCGTGGGAGAGCTGGCCCATAAATTCAAGGACGAAATAGCGAAGGGCGAGAAAAGAATTAATTTAATACACTCCAACTCGAACGTCTTGTCGGACCATGAAATTAACTCAGTTAGACAGAGCGTCAAGTACCAGCTAGAAGGCATGAATGTCAAGCTCTACCTTGGTCAGAAGGCGACTTTGGACGGAGATAAGGTTTATGCTGGATCTGAGGAAGTCCCCACCGACCATATTATATGGACCACGGGAGTCAAGCCAAACACGCCAGACTCTCCGCTTGAAGGACTTAAGAACGAGAAGGGTGAAATCAAAGTCAAACCAACGTTCCAGACAGTGGCCAGCCCTAATATATTTGCAATCGGAGATTGTGTTGATTTCGTCATCAAGGCAGTGGCTCCACTGAAAAAGTGGAATTCTGTTTTGGTGGACAACGTGATAGCCTACGTCCAGGACAAACCGCTTACCAAGCAGGTTGTGCCTCCTACTAACACCGACAAGCCTACATGTGGTGTCAGCCTGGGTCCGGAACACGCAGCAGGTCAAATAGCCACGCCTTTCGGCACTTTCTCGTTGCCTGCATTTCTGATTGTGCAAGCCAAGTCCAAGACTATGTTCAAGGGGAGGTTGAGCGAGATCTAA
- a CDS encoding Arylsulfotransferase (ASST): MLGALLLLALPAYADWQYRSRPDLSPPKLNITVHDSEKVSPEYLFIAPFTGAPGNTFHKPRQSAPYIFTSDGELVWSGYGAFGTWNANFQAARYKDDDVLFSFEGDHNAAYGHGHGHHTVLNSNYDLVKEIRAGNHKITDKHEFHIKDEKTALIEIYQPVPRNLAEFGGSEEQQWIINAIFQELDLDTGEVLFEWASLDHVSPAESVLPLNEGEAGSGYNSSDAWDYFHINSVDKDDNGDYLLSARDTASLYKIDGKTGEILWKLGGIPGVTSSSFKNVDGFKFGFQHHARYVWTSEDGKKQIISFFDNSAHGTEDKDGSQVHLNKISSGKIVEVDTEKWEAKLLRNYPAPYGIRAKSQGSTHLLKSGNVLVNWGSEGSVTEYTADGEIVFHAFLDSDEFSDKVQNYRAFKFDWHGYPSESVAVLSEITDDDETIIYVSWNGDTETKKWRFHAVQNGSKKLLGETERTGFETKLKINKPVERVFVEAIDESGNVLASSDDVLSVEQVLPAEKKSDTRILPPKFNYFQWRLQKDN; encoded by the coding sequence ATGCTTGGCGcacttcttctccttgcTCTTCCAGCGTACGCCGACTGGCAGTACCGCAGTCGGCCAGACTTGTCTCCTCCCAAATTGAACATCACCGTTCACGACTCAGAGAAAGTCTCTCCCGAATACCTCTTTATTGCTCCGTTTACGGGGGCCCCTGGAAACACCTTCCACAAACCCCGTCAGTCTGCTCCGTACATTTTCACTAGTGATGGCGAACTGGTCTGGTCGGGATACGGCGCGTTCGGTACCTGGAATGCCAATTTCCAGGCTGCCAGATACAAAGATGATGACGTCCTTTTCAGCTTTGAGGGTGACCATAACGCTGCCTATGGCCATGGACACGGACACCATACGGTTCTAAACAGCAATTACGATCTGGTGAAGGAAATTAGGGCTGGAAACCACAAAATCACCGACAAGCACGAGTTTCacatcaaggacgagaaaaCTGCCTTGATCGAGATCTATCAGCCGGTGCCTCGCAACCTTGCCGAATTTGGTGGCTCTGAGGAGCAGCAATGGATCATTAATGCGATTTTCCAGGAGCTGGACCTCGACACCGGAGAGGTGCTGTTTGAATGGGCCTCTTTGGATCATGTTTCGCCAGCCGAGTCTGTGCTCCCCCTGAATGAGGGAGAAGCCGGGTCTGGATACAATTCCAGCGACGCGTGGGACTATTTCCACATCAATTCTgtcgacaaggacgacaacGGCGACTATTTGCTTTCAGCACGCGACACCGCTTCTTTGTACAAGATTGACGGAAAAACAGGTGAAATTCTGTGGAAGTTGGGTGGCATTCCTGGGGTCACCAGTTCCAGTTTCAAGAACGTGGATGGTTTCAAGTTCGGGTTCCAGCACCATGCCCGGTACGTTTGGACCTCGGAGGACGGGAAAAAACAAATCATCTCGTTTTTTGATAACTCTGCCCACGGAACAGAAGATAAGGACGGTAGCCAGGTCCATTTGAACAAAATCTCGAGCGGAAAAATTGTTGAGGTCGACACCGAAAAATGGGAGGCCAAGCTTCTGAGGAATTATCCCGCTCCATACGGTATTCGGGCCAAGTCTCAGGGCTCTACCCATCTGCTGAAATCAGGCAACGTTCTGGTCAATTGGGGCTCCGAGGGAAGTGTCACTGAATACACCGCAGATGGAGAAATTGTTTTTCACGCTTTTCTAGACTCGGATGAATTTTCCGACAAGGTCCAAAACTATAGAGCTTTCAAGTTTGACTGGCATGGATACCCTTCGGAGTCTGTCGCTGTGCTTTCTGAGATCACcgatgacgacgagacAATCATTTATGTTTCGTGGAACGGCGACACAGAGACCAAGAAATGGAGATTCCATGCCGTGCAAAATGGTAGCAAGAAGTTGCTTGGCGAGACAGAAAGAACCGGGTTTGAGACTAAGTTAAAGATTAACAAGCCTGTTGAGCGGGTTTTTGTGGAGGCAATTGATGAGTCTGGAAACGTCCTGGCTTCGTCCGACGATGTTCTTTCCGTTGAGCAAGTGCTACCAGCGGAGAAAAAGTCCGACACCAGAATACTGCCTCCAAAATTCAACTATTTCCAATGGAGACTGCAGAAAGATAATTAG
- a CDS encoding putative transporter, with amino-acid sequence MSSSREQQSLDSESAVESQITYGATKSDDEETVLSVSPALPPNFFWIECSLLANVFLAGFDGTVTASTYTTIGNEFKAANTASWITSSYLITSTAFQPLYGSFSDVLGRRVCVIGATSFFILGCLGCGISSNIFVLDAMRAVTGIGGGGLITLATIVNSDLVAPEKRGSWQAFQNLLLGFGSICGASLGGVIADTLGWRWCFLAQVPVALAGLVIGYFYIHNPKPPHVHVSVHMFDKIDIKGATALVLSLAFQMVVLSLGGNELNWSDYRLLLMLVLSIGLLFHFALIELRTSAIPIIPPALLHSSFSYIILGIGVFLGISSYAYLFVLPLLFQIVLGDTASQAGLRLTIPALFTPVGGLIAGVLMSRKKYSLFSLVVAGCTLMLFGNFVTLFIHKGVNQWVTGLCLIPANVGQGLAFPTSLFSFIYNFDRDKQAIATSTAYLFRSMGSVWGVTGSAAIIKRVFARRCLSSLHRVPGLSEHQISTIIRTVSKDISQIQHLEPQVRSVVQGSYERAIRFAQFLSCLCCLACLVLAGVKKAARIRSRSSYDE; translated from the coding sequence ATGTCTTCTTCTCGTGAACAACAGTCGCTAGATTCGGAAAGCGCAGTTGAGTCCCAGATCACGTACGGTGCTACCAAgtctgacgacgaggagaccGTTCtgtctgtttctccagctctgcccCCAAatttcttctggatcgagTGCTCTCTGCTTGCAAACGTCTTTCTTGCAGGTTTCGACGGGACGGTGACGGCATCCACATACACCACCATCGGCAACGAGTTCAAAGCGGCCAACACTGCGTCGTGGATCACGTCGTCCTACCTCATCACCAGCACTGCTTTTCAGCCTTTGTATGGGTCTTTCTCCGATGTCCTTGGACGGCGAGTGTGTGTGATCGGAGCCACAAGCTTTTTCATTCTGGGCTGTCTTGGATGCGGCATCTCGTCCAACATCTTTGTTTTGGACGCCATGCGTGCCGTGACAGGCATAGGTGGAGGCGGCCTCATCACGTTGGCAACCATCGTCAACTCAGATCTCGtggctccagaaaaacgagggAGCTGGCAGGCCTTCCaaaacctgctgctgggaTTTGGAAGCATCTGCGGCGCCTCTCTGGGCGGTGTTATAGCAGACACGCTCGGCTGGAGATGGTGTTTTCTCGCGCAGGTTCCCGTCGCTCTGGCTGGCCTCGTTATTGGATACTTCTATATTCACAACCCCAAACCGCCCCATGTGCACGTTTCTGTCCACATGTTTGACAAAATCGACATCAAGGGCGCCACGGCGCTTGTGCTGTCGCTGGCTTTCCAGATGGTTGTGCTTTCTCTCGGCGGAAACGAGTTGAACTGGTCTGATTACAGGCTGCTACTTATGCTTGTCTTGAGCATAGGACTTCTCTTTCATTTTGCACTTATTGAGCTGAGAACTTCTGCTATACCCATCATCCCTCCTGCCCTGCTCCATTCCTCGTTCAGCTACATCATTTTGGGAATAGGCGTGTTTCTCGGAATTTCCAGCTACGCGTATTTATTTGTCCTGCCGTTGCTCTTCCAAATAGTCTTGGGCGACACGGCCTCCCAGGCGGGCTTGCGACTCACGATTCCGGCACTCTTTACGCCTGTTGGTGGCCTCATTGCAGGCGTTTTGATGAGCCGCAAAAAATACagtcttttttctctcgtCGTTGCCGGTTGCACACTCATGCTTTTTGGAAATTTCGTCACATTATTTATTCACAAGGGCGTCAACCAGTGGGTGACAGGTCTCTGCTTGATCCCAGCCAACGTGGGGCAAGGATTGGCCTTCCCCACGTCGCTCTTTTCGTTCATTTACAATTTTGACAGAGACAAACAGGCAATAGCCACGTCCACCGCGTATCTGTTCCGCAGCATGGGCTCGGTGTGGGGTGTCACCGGGTCCGCCGCCATCATCAAGCGTGTTTTCGCACGCAGATGTCTGTCAAGCCTCCATCGGGTGCCGGGACTCTCCGAGCACCAGATTAGTACGATCATCAGAACAGTTTCCAAAGACATCTCGCAGATCCAGCATCTGGAGCCACAAGTCCGCAGTGTTGTTCAGGGCAGTTACGAGCGTGCCATCCGATTCGCGCAATTCCTTTCTTGTTTGTGCTGTCTCGCTTGTTTGGTGCTTGCTGGCGTGAAAAAGGCTGCCCGCATACGCTCACGGTCGTCATATGACGAATAG
- a CDS encoding putative amino-acid permease, which yields MNKELTNQVSISSEQLDRESGSDTFDQRFDPHSGLKRGLKTRHVTLMALGGIIGPGSIVGLGVYLHKDGPAALIIDYTVVGIVAFSLMQSIGELNSLFSATNGFSNHITRFVDEAFAAMASYNYLIVWICVLMAEYITLSSTMNFWAPQVPTWGYFLIFWAFFLCAQFLGVEGYGEAEYWLSIIKLLGLSAFYVFTIVYMCGGVKGTPAFGFRNFNTPWAGQSAIKSLASAIVNSSTAYVGIELMSLNAAETKNPIRAIPIAVRQTLIRIMYIYVCISLSYGITVPYNSPQLSNGVSSLKSPIYVALYNAGWHNAHHLVNLFVVVISFSAINSALYIGTRTIVNMANEHMTPFPRFFSKVNRRGVPYVAAITFNLFGFLSLLQVGSSSRTVYTYFVNVSGVSIFFVWSSIAIAQIRFRKGWIRAGHSVQELPFKCLWYPYTPIFCIVMSLFLALIQGWMYLKPFDHSSFIDAYIMLPLSAFFFFGYKIWKKTKWVRYEEMDFETGRRYELEEELRRVQKERQLNPLTKKQKLKLFFGEWV from the coding sequence ATGAATAAAGAGCTGACCAACCAAGTTTCGATCAGTtccgagcagctggatcGGGAATCCGGCTCGGACACTTTTGACCAGAGGTTCGACCCGCACTCTGGGCTCAAGAGAGGTCTGAAAACCAGACATGTCACACTTATGGCTCTCGGAGGAATTATTGGACCAGGTTCGATCGTTGGACTGGGTGTCTATTTACACAAGGATGGCCCTGCCGCTCTGATTATAGATTATACCGTCGTTGGAATCGTGGCTTTCTCGCTAATGCAGTCTATCGGAGAGCTCAACTCTCTGTTCTCTGCCACTAATGGCTTTAGTAACCACATCACGAGGTTTGTCGACGAGGCGTTTGCTGCCATGGCTTCCTACAATTATCTGATTGTCTGGATCTGTGTTTTGATGGCCGAGTACATCACTCTTTCGTCGACGATGAACTTCTGGGCTCCCCAGGTGCCGACTTGGGGATACTTTTTGATATTCTGGGCTTTCTTCCTATGTGCGCAGTTCTTGGGCGTTGAAGGGTATGGTGAGGCGGAGTACTGGCTGTCTATTATCAAATTGCTTGGCTTATCGGCATTTTACGTGTTCACCATCGTGTACATGTGTGGTGGAGTGAAAGGAACACCGGCGTTTGGTTTCAGAAATTTTAACACTCCGTGGGCTGGCCAGTCGGCCATCAAATCTTTGGCCAGTGCCATTGTCAACTCGTCGACAGCATATGTCGGCATTGAGCTAATGTCGTTGAATGCAGCGGAGACTAAAAACCCCATCAGAGCCATTCCTATTGCCGTGAGACAGACTCTGATCCGAATCATGTACATATACGTGTGCATCTCGTTGTCCTATGGTATTACTGTCCCGTACAACTCGCCGCAGCTGTCAAATGGTGTGAGCTCTCTGAAGTCACCGATCTACGTGGCTCTGTACAATGCTGGCTGGCACAACGCGCACCATCTGGTGAACTTATTTGTGGTGGTGATATCGTTCAGTGCAATCAACTCTGCGCTCTACATTGGAACAAGAACCATTGTGAACATGGCGAATGAACACATGACGCCATTCCCGcgctttttcagcaaagTCAACAGACGTGGTGTGCCATACGTTGCAGCCATCACATTTAATCTTTTTGGTTTCCTCAGTCTGCTTCAAGTTGGaagcagctccagaaccgTCTACACCTACTTTGTCAACGTTTCTGGAGTGTCTATCTTTTTTGTGTGGTCATCAATCGCCATTGCACAGATCAGGTTCAGAAAAGGCTGGATTCGGGCAGGCCACAGCGTACAGGAGCTGCCGTTCAAATGTCTTTGGTATCCTTACACTCCGATATTCTGTATCGTGATGAGTCTGtttttggccttgatcCAGGGCTGGATGTATTTGAAGCCGTTTGACCACTCGTCGTTTATTGACGCTTACATCATGCTGCCGTTGTCGgcgttctttttctttggctACAAGATTTGGAAGAAGACCAAATGGGTCAGATACGAAGAAATGGATTTCGAAACAGGCCGGAGATACgagcttgaggaggagctgagaCGGGTCCAGAAGGAGAGGCAATTGAACCCTCTTacgaaaaaacagaaactcaagctcttttttggagaatgGGTCTGA
- a CDS encoding General amino acid permease AGP3 → MSKELKSQVTVDAIQLDQESGSSSGQKLGFDPNSGLKRGLKTRHVTLMALGGIIGPGSIVGLGVYLHKDGPAALVVDYSIVGLVAFTLMQSIGELNSLFPSTNGFSNHITRFVDEAFSAMTSYNYLVVWIAVLMSEYISLSSTLNFWAPAVPLWGFFLIFWVFFLSIQFLGVAGYGEAEYWLAIIKLLGLTAFYIFTIVYMSGGVKGTPAFGFRNFKTPWADQSAMKSLASAIVNCSTAYVGVELMSLNAAETKNPIRAIPIAVRQTLIRIIYIFLGLALSYGIAVPYDSPQFSSTVTSLRSPIYVALYNAGWHNAHHLVNLFVVIVALSAINSAIYIGSRTIVNMANENMIPFPKFFSRVNRHGVPYVATITFNIFGFLGLLSVGSGSKTAYSYFVSVSGVSSFFVWSAICFAQIRFRIGWVRSGRKVSDLPYQCLWYPFTPALCIFMCLFLALIQGWMYLKPFDHSWFVDAYIMFPLSAIFYFGYKLWKKTKWVKYEEMDFETGRRYDLEEELRQLKLERQLNPLTRKQKVKEFFSEWI, encoded by the coding sequence atGAGTaaagagctcaaaagtCAGGTTACTGTTGATGCTATACAGCTCGACCAAGAGTCCGGATCTTCTTCAGGTCAGAAGCTGGGATTCGACCCAAATTCGGGACTGAAAAGAGGTCTCAAAACAAGACATGTGACTCTGATGGCTTTAGGAGGCATTATCGGCCCCGGATCCATCGTTGGTTTGGGAGTGTATCTTCATAAGGATggtccagctgctcttgTGGTTGACTACAGTATAGTGGGGCTGGTGGCTTTCACGCTTATGCAGTCAATCGGGGAGCTAAACTCGTTGTTCCCTTCTACAAACGGGTTCTCCAATCACATTACAAGatttgttgacgaggccTTCTCGGCAATGACCTCGTATAACTATCTGGTGGTTTGGATTGCTGTTCTCATGTCTGAGTACATTTCGCTGTCGTCTACTCTCAACTTTTGGGCCCCTGCAGTGCCGCTCTGGGGATTCTTCCTTATCTTCTGGGTGTTTTTCTTGTCCATCCAATTTTTAGGTGTTGCAGGCTACGGAGAAGCAGAGTACTGGCTGGCCATTATCAAGCTTCTCGGGCTTACCGCGTTCTACATTTTCACTATTGTCTACATGAGCGGAGGAGTCAAAGGTACCCCTGCATTTGGATTTAGGAACTTCAAGACTCCATGGGCAGACCAATCCGCAATGAAGTCTCTTGCAAGTGCCATTGTCAATTGCTCCACTGCGTATGTGGGTGTTGAGCTTATGTCGTTGAATGCCGCTGAAACGAAAAACCCGATTAGGGCCATCCCAATCGCCGTGAGACAGACCCTGATCAGGATCATCTACATCTTTTTGGGTCTTGCTTTGTCGTACGGTATTGCTGTTCCTTACGATTCACCCCAATTCTCCAGCACAGTGACTTCTCTCCGTTCGCCAATCTACGTGGCCCTTTACAACGCAGGATGGCACAACGCGCACCATCTGGTGAACCTTTTTGTTGTGATTGTCGCTCTAAGTGCTATCAACTCTGCTATTTATATTGGCTCCAGAACCATCGTGAACATGGCAAATGAGAACATGATACCGTTTCCCAAATTCTTCAGCAGAGTCAACCGCCATGGAGTGCCGTACGTGGCTACCATCACCTTTAACATCTTCGGGTTCCTGGGTCTGTTATCTGTTGGAAGTGGCTCGAAGACAGCCTACAGTTATTTTGTGAGTGTTTCCGGCGTGTCTAGTTTCTTTGTCTGGTCCGCTATTTGTTTTGCACAGATCAGATTTAGGATTGGCTGGGTCCGGAGCGGTCGCAAAGTCTCGGACTTGCCGTACCAATGTCTGTGGTACCCATTCACTCCTGCGCTCTGCATATTCATGTGTCTTTTCTTAGCCCTGATCCAAGGATGGATGTACTTGAAGCCATTTGACCATTCGTGGTTTGTCGACGCTTACATTATGTTCCCGCTCTCTGCAATTTTCTACTTTGGCTACAAGCTGTGGAAGAAAACGAAATGGGTGAAGTACGAAGAGATGGATTTTGAGACTGGACGCAGGTATGACCTTGAAGAAGAATTGAGacagctcaagctggagagACAACTGAACCCGCTCACTCGCAAGCAGAAAGTCAAGGAATTTTTCTCGGAGTGGATCTGA